The following are encoded in a window of Pseudomonas multiresinivorans genomic DNA:
- the hydA gene encoding dihydropyrimidinase — protein MPGSGAGSTTPFDLVIRNARAVTAADEFSCDIAVRDGSIVALGLDLPAGRSEVDAAGRYVTPGGIDSHVHFDQPTGDGSRMADDFLSGTRSAACGGTTCVIPFACQQKGQSLRAAVEDYHHRANGKAVIDYAFHLIVTDPTPTVLRDELPTLIEEGYSSFKIYMTYDALKLDDRQILETLSVAREHGAMVMLHAENSDCIGWLTERLLAAGRTAPRYHATSRPMLVEREATHRAIALAELVDVPILIVHVSGREAIEQIRRAQGQGLRVYAETCPQYLFLTAEALGCDDSFEGARCICSPPPRDAANQSVIWTALQNGTFEVFSSDHAPFCYDGPDGKRALGEDVSFERIANGIPGVETRMPLLWSEGVLTGRITAQQFVALTSSNAAQLYGLAPRKGTIAVGADADLVIWNDGLDLRLDNQMLHHNVDYTPYEGMRLRAWPALTLSRGEVVFDGQPRLQSGRGRFLRCDRPAPARHRQRSDLLPI, from the coding sequence ATGCCCGGCTCCGGCGCTGGAAGCACTACGCCGTTCGACCTGGTCATTCGCAATGCACGGGCAGTGACGGCCGCTGACGAGTTTTCCTGCGACATCGCTGTGCGAGACGGGAGCATCGTCGCGCTGGGCCTGGACCTGCCAGCGGGCAGATCCGAAGTTGATGCCGCCGGGCGCTACGTAACACCCGGTGGCATCGACAGTCATGTGCATTTCGACCAGCCTACCGGCGATGGCTCGCGAATGGCCGACGACTTTCTCAGTGGCACGCGTTCGGCAGCCTGTGGCGGCACCACCTGTGTGATCCCCTTCGCCTGCCAGCAGAAGGGCCAGTCGTTGCGAGCCGCAGTGGAGGACTACCACCACCGCGCCAACGGAAAGGCAGTTATCGACTATGCCTTCCACCTGATCGTGACCGATCCCACGCCAACGGTGCTGCGCGATGAGTTACCCACGCTGATCGAAGAAGGCTACAGCTCTTTCAAGATCTACATGACCTATGACGCGCTCAAGCTCGACGACCGACAGATTCTCGAGACCCTCAGCGTCGCGCGTGAGCACGGCGCAATGGTCATGCTGCACGCTGAAAACAGCGACTGCATCGGCTGGCTGACCGAGCGCCTGCTTGCGGCCGGACGCACGGCGCCTCGCTACCATGCGACTTCGCGGCCGATGCTGGTGGAGCGCGAAGCCACGCACCGTGCCATCGCGCTGGCTGAACTGGTGGACGTTCCCATCCTCATCGTCCACGTCTCCGGTCGCGAAGCCATCGAGCAGATTCGCCGGGCGCAGGGCCAGGGCCTGCGCGTGTATGCCGAGACCTGCCCACAGTATCTGTTCCTCACCGCCGAAGCGCTGGGCTGCGACGACAGCTTCGAGGGGGCCAGATGCATCTGCAGCCCGCCACCGCGCGATGCGGCGAACCAGTCGGTGATCTGGACAGCTTTGCAGAATGGCACTTTCGAGGTGTTCTCCTCCGATCATGCGCCCTTCTGCTACGACGGCCCGGACGGCAAGCGAGCCCTCGGCGAGGACGTCTCGTTCGAACGCATCGCCAACGGCATTCCCGGCGTGGAAACGCGCATGCCGCTGCTCTGGTCCGAAGGTGTCCTGACAGGTCGCATCACTGCGCAGCAGTTCGTTGCTCTGACCTCCAGCAATGCGGCGCAGCTCTATGGGCTTGCGCCACGCAAGGGCACTATCGCCGTGGGTGCCGACGCCGACCTGGTGATCTGGAACGACGGCCTGGACCTGCGTCTGGATAATCAGATGTTGCACCACAACGTCGACTACACGCCGTATGAGGGCATGCGCCTGCGGGCCTGGCCTGCGCTCACGCTGTCGCGTGGCGAGGTTGTGTTCGATGGTCAACCTCGCCTGCAGTCAGGGCGCGGCCGGTTCCTGCGCTGCGACCGGCCAGCGCCGGCACGGCATCGCCAACGCAGCGACCTGCTACCCATCTGA
- a CDS encoding allantoinase PuuE, with product MSNPARNLVGYGRQRPTGRWPNGARLAISLVINYEEGSERSLAMGDPDQESMTEWGSYQCPPGVRNLAMESMYEYGSRVGIWRILDILQAADVPATFHACALAFEQNPDVARAAVELGHEICSHGYRWEEVFRLSEAQEREHIRLAIESFERTCGKRPVGWYCRYGASVHTRRLVAEEGGFLYDSDAYNDDVPYFVEVEGKRHLVVPYTSDVNDFRYWNTPGLNQASDFLEYMKESFDVLYEESAQGLRMLSIGLHPRMVGRPGRVMAIKRFIEYAQQHSDVWFTTREQIARAWLERS from the coding sequence ATGAGCAACCCTGCCCGCAATCTTGTCGGCTATGGCCGCCAGCGCCCCACCGGGCGCTGGCCGAACGGCGCACGCCTGGCGATCAGCCTGGTGATCAACTACGAAGAGGGCTCCGAGCGTTCCCTGGCCATGGGCGATCCGGACCAGGAGTCGATGACCGAATGGGGCAGCTATCAGTGCCCGCCCGGCGTGCGCAACCTTGCCATGGAGTCGATGTACGAATACGGCTCGCGGGTGGGCATCTGGCGCATCCTGGATATCCTGCAGGCGGCCGACGTACCTGCCACGTTTCACGCCTGTGCCCTCGCCTTCGAGCAGAACCCCGACGTCGCTCGCGCCGCCGTCGAGCTCGGCCACGAAATATGCAGCCACGGGTATCGCTGGGAAGAAGTCTTCCGCCTGAGCGAAGCCCAAGAGCGTGAACACATCCGCCTGGCCATCGAGTCATTCGAGCGTACCTGCGGCAAGCGCCCAGTGGGTTGGTACTGCCGCTATGGCGCCAGTGTGCATACCCGTCGCCTGGTCGCCGAAGAAGGCGGATTCCTCTATGACTCGGACGCCTACAACGATGATGTGCCGTACTTCGTCGAAGTCGAGGGAAAACGTCACCTCGTGGTGCCCTACACCTCGGACGTCAACGATTTCCGTTACTGGAACACGCCGGGACTGAATCAGGCCTCCGACTTCCTCGAATACATGAAGGAAAGCTTCGATGTGCTCTACGAGGAATCAGCTCAGGGACTGCGCATGCTCTCCATCGGCTTGCATCCACGCATGGTCGGCCGCCCGGGCCGGGTAATGGCGATCAAGCGTTTCATCGAGTACGCACAACAGCACAGCGACGTCTGGTTCACCACCCGCGAGCAGATCGCCCGAGCCTGGCTGGAGCGTTCCTGA
- a CDS encoding MurR/RpiR family transcriptional regulator: MSAPKNLTQLRAAIVAQQADLTQRMRDAARYLTDHPHDVALNTVAALSEQSGIASTAFIRLAKALGFNGFSELQKLFKEPLQQAGQGSFSERIRHHKGEQLLEDPTDVGGILREFSRANIVSLEHLAEGTQQAAIEEAIELLQSSRTAFVIGMRRSLPVASYLSYAISRGGRPSVHIGGFGGTLREQVAAVRSDDVLVAVSFPPYASDTVEACQQALAAGARVLAITDSLLSPIAQGACVLIEVSDAELLGFRSLTASFCVAQTLAMGLAFRDRQAPDGSIDHQVLEDIDC; encoded by the coding sequence ATGTCTGCCCCGAAGAATCTCACGCAACTGCGTGCCGCCATCGTCGCCCAGCAGGCCGACCTTACCCAGCGCATGCGCGATGCCGCACGTTACCTGACCGATCATCCCCATGACGTCGCGCTCAATACCGTCGCGGCGCTCAGCGAGCAATCGGGCATCGCTTCAACGGCCTTCATCCGTCTGGCAAAGGCTCTGGGTTTCAATGGCTTCAGCGAACTGCAGAAGCTCTTCAAGGAGCCTTTGCAGCAAGCTGGCCAAGGCAGCTTCAGCGAGCGCATTCGCCACCACAAGGGCGAACAGCTGCTGGAGGATCCAACCGATGTCGGCGGCATCCTGCGCGAGTTCAGTCGCGCCAATATCGTCTCGCTCGAACACCTGGCCGAAGGCACGCAGCAAGCCGCCATCGAAGAGGCCATCGAGCTGCTGCAAAGCTCCCGCACCGCCTTCGTGATCGGTATGCGCCGCTCCCTTCCAGTGGCCAGCTATCTGAGCTATGCCATCAGCCGCGGTGGCCGTCCATCGGTGCATATCGGCGGTTTCGGCGGAACGCTGCGCGAACAGGTCGCCGCGGTTCGCAGCGACGACGTGCTGGTGGCGGTCAGCTTCCCGCCCTATGCCAGCGACACCGTCGAGGCCTGCCAGCAGGCGCTTGCCGCCGGTGCCAGGGTATTGGCAATCACTGACAGCCTGCTCAGCCCGATCGCCCAGGGGGCTTGTGTGCTGATTGAAGTCAGCGACGCCGAATTGCTCGGCTTCCGCTCACTGACCGCATCGTTCTGCGTGGCGCAGACACTGGCGATGGGCCTGGCCTTCAGGGACCGCCAGGCTCCGGACGGCAGTATCGATCATCAGGTACTCGAAGACATCGACTGCTGA
- a CDS encoding cysteine desulfurase-like protein, translated as MNLPSAPRHNALDMDYVRAQFPMLADGFAYLDNAGGSAVLGRVADRVRDYLLNNSVQLGASYSGSALAGERVLEARRAIAQLINARHHEEVIMGGSTTHLLQILCRALAPSVGPGDEIIVTNSDHEANIGPWVRLAEERGATLKFWNVDSASQELELADLDRLLSPRTRYVSMTHASNILGSVNPVAEVAQRVHAIGGKLCVDAVAYAPHRLVDVQASAADYYVFSFYKVFGPHFAVLWGQRDALLELPSLNHFFIGREVLPYKLQPGNLNYELSHGCAGINDYLLDIGARLGAQGSPRQIMQAAFDAFEQQEDLLAERLLQFLREKPGVRIIGKAQVKDRGRVPTISFVADGLSSESIVRAIDEHRIGIRFGDFYARRLIEHLGLAQHGGVVRVSIAHYNTVEEIDRLVDHLDCALDRLR; from the coding sequence GTGAATCTGCCTTCTGCCCCTCGTCATAACGCGCTCGACATGGATTACGTGCGCGCCCAGTTCCCCATGCTGGCCGATGGTTTCGCCTATCTCGATAACGCCGGTGGTTCGGCCGTGCTGGGTCGCGTCGCCGACCGGGTGCGAGACTATCTGCTCAATAACAGCGTGCAACTGGGTGCCTCCTACAGTGGCTCGGCGCTGGCTGGCGAGCGGGTCCTGGAAGCACGCCGGGCCATCGCGCAACTGATAAACGCTCGTCATCACGAAGAAGTGATCATGGGGGGCTCGACCACCCACCTGCTGCAGATTCTCTGCCGCGCACTGGCGCCGAGCGTCGGGCCAGGCGACGAAATCATCGTCACCAACAGTGACCACGAAGCCAACATCGGCCCCTGGGTGCGACTGGCCGAAGAGCGCGGCGCAACACTGAAGTTCTGGAACGTGGACAGCGCCAGCCAGGAGCTGGAACTGGCCGACCTGGACCGCCTGCTCAGCCCGCGTACCCGCTACGTCAGCATGACCCATGCGTCGAATATCCTGGGTAGCGTCAATCCGGTAGCCGAGGTCGCGCAGCGTGTCCATGCGATCGGCGGCAAGCTGTGCGTCGACGCCGTCGCCTATGCGCCGCACCGCCTGGTGGATGTCCAGGCCAGCGCGGCGGACTACTACGTATTCAGCTTCTACAAGGTGTTCGGCCCGCATTTCGCCGTGCTCTGGGGCCAGCGGGACGCATTGCTCGAGTTGCCGAGCCTGAATCACTTCTTCATCGGCCGTGAGGTGCTGCCCTACAAGCTGCAACCAGGCAACCTCAACTACGAGCTGTCCCATGGCTGCGCCGGGATCAACGACTACCTGCTGGACATCGGCGCTCGGCTCGGCGCCCAGGGCAGCCCCCGGCAGATCATGCAGGCGGCTTTCGACGCGTTCGAGCAGCAGGAGGACCTGCTGGCCGAGCGCCTGCTGCAGTTCCTCCGCGAAAAGCCCGGGGTGCGTATTATCGGCAAGGCGCAGGTGAAAGACCGCGGGCGCGTACCTACCATCAGTTTCGTTGCCGACGGCCTATCCTCGGAAAGCATCGTGCGCGCCATCGACGAGCACCGCATCGGCATTCGCTTCGGCGACTTCTACGCCCGTCGCCTGATCGAACATCTCGGGCTGGCGCAGCATGGCGGAGTGGTGCGGGTTTCGATTGCCCACTACAACACCGTCGAGGAGATCGACCGGCTGGTCGACCATCTCGACTGCGCGCTCGATCGCCTGCGCTGA